A genomic stretch from Rhabdothermincola salaria includes:
- a CDS encoding ribbon-helix-helix protein, CopG family, whose translation MTLRLTDEEQDALREQARHEGISMQEAARRAVREYVDRSQHRARVATASTRVRTAHAEALDRLGQ comes from the coding sequence ATGACCCTGCGACTGACCGACGAGGAGCAGGATGCGCTGCGTGAGCAAGCGCGTCACGAGGGGATCTCGATGCAGGAAGCGGCCCGTCGTGCGGTTCGCGAGTATGTGGATCGGTCACAGCACCGGGCGCGGGTCGCGACCGCGTCCACGCGGGTTCGCACGGCTCACGCCGAGGCCCTGGACCGCCTCGGGCAGTGA
- a CDS encoding enoyl-CoA hydratase/isomerase family protein, protein MNEVRVEEAEPGIHVVTIDRTHRRNALSSNVLAELHGVFDALAGDPAARVVVLTGEGVSFCTGADVKSGPEDADAVQGTPTGELLSRVQGDLTRTFLAQELMAGLFERVHRMRLPVIAAVNGHAHGGGFALALACDIRYAAESASFGAVFIKRGVSACDMGTSYHLPRLVGASRAAELMLTGRVFDAAEAREMALVLDVVPDGEVVERAMVTAREIASNPPLAVWMTKETMWQTVDAPSLRHALDIENRTQIMCTATGELTEAFAAFREGRPAEWKPL, encoded by the coding sequence ATGAACGAGGTCCGCGTCGAGGAGGCCGAGCCCGGCATCCACGTGGTCACCATCGACCGCACCCACCGCCGCAACGCGCTCAGCTCCAACGTCCTGGCCGAGCTGCACGGGGTGTTCGACGCCCTGGCCGGCGACCCGGCCGCCCGCGTGGTGGTGCTGACCGGCGAAGGGGTGTCGTTCTGCACCGGGGCGGACGTGAAGTCCGGGCCGGAGGACGCCGACGCCGTGCAGGGCACCCCCACCGGTGAACTGCTGTCGCGGGTGCAGGGCGACCTCACCCGGACCTTCCTGGCCCAGGAGCTCATGGCCGGGCTGTTCGAGCGGGTCCACCGCATGCGCCTGCCGGTCATCGCCGCCGTGAACGGCCACGCCCACGGCGGCGGCTTCGCCCTGGCCCTGGCCTGCGACATCCGCTACGCCGCCGAGTCGGCCAGCTTCGGCGCGGTGTTCATCAAGCGCGGGGTCTCGGCGTGCGACATGGGCACCAGCTACCACCTGCCTCGCCTCGTGGGCGCGTCGCGAGCAGCCGAGCTGATGCTCACGGGGCGGGTGTTCGATGCGGCCGAGGCCCGCGAGATGGCCCTGGTGCTCGACGTGGTGCCCGACGGCGAGGTGGTGGAGCGGGCCATGGTCACCGCACGCGAGATCGCGTCGAACCCGCCCCTGGCGGTGTGGATGACCAAGGAGACCATGTGGCAGACGGTCGACGCGCCGAGCCTGCGCCACGCCCTCGACATCGAGAACCGCACCCAGATCATGTGCACCGCCACGGGGGAGCTCACCGAGGCGTTCGCCGCCTTCCGCGAGGGTCGCCCGGCCGAGTGGAAGCCCCTCTGA
- a CDS encoding class I adenylate-forming enzyme family protein: protein MNLADLLLEHPFADDEGLLHTVTTSTSAGEARARVRELAAELAIEPGQGVAVMLPNGPELVCTMAAVWAAGGVYVPVNPRLPRREVDAVVAETRPALLVTESGSTVLDGEPRRFDPGVAFVVWTSGTTGRPKPILHTHEAYLELLDRVLGPLRAGRTSDRPPTPNLIPVSMALNAGIYNALFGLRAGAALVLMDRFEPGAFAELVDRFQIRSTVLPPAAMSMLTDSDVDDLAPLRYVRSITAPLSPLQARRFAAKFEGVHVLNSYGQAEMGEVVGWTAADAKAHPEKVGAAGRPLPGVEIRVDADDHLWVKPPNAAVGLDERRDVDGFLDTGDLARVDDEGFVWIEGRASDLINRGGNKVFPDAVEEVLRLHPQIADAAVVGVPDERLGEVPVAFVVGEQVGDDELVAHCREHLVPYKVPVAVRWVDELPRSEVGKVLRRQLAATYQEGTP from the coding sequence GTGAACCTGGCCGATCTGTTGCTCGAGCACCCATTCGCCGACGACGAAGGGCTCCTGCACACCGTCACCACCTCGACGAGCGCGGGGGAGGCCCGGGCCCGGGTCCGGGAGCTGGCCGCCGAGCTGGCCATCGAACCCGGTCAGGGCGTGGCGGTGATGTTGCCCAACGGTCCCGAGCTGGTGTGCACGATGGCCGCGGTGTGGGCAGCCGGTGGGGTGTACGTCCCGGTGAACCCCCGCCTGCCCCGCCGCGAGGTCGACGCCGTGGTGGCCGAGACCCGCCCCGCCCTGCTGGTCACCGAATCGGGCAGCACGGTGCTCGACGGCGAGCCCCGACGCTTCGATCCGGGCGTGGCCTTCGTGGTGTGGACCTCCGGTACGACCGGTCGGCCCAAGCCGATCCTGCACACCCACGAGGCCTACCTCGAGCTGCTCGACCGCGTGCTGGGTCCGCTGCGCGCCGGCCGAACCTCCGACCGGCCGCCCACCCCCAACCTCATCCCGGTGTCGATGGCTCTCAACGCCGGCATCTACAACGCGCTGTTCGGTCTGCGGGCCGGCGCCGCCCTGGTGCTCATGGACCGCTTCGAACCCGGCGCCTTCGCCGAGCTCGTCGATCGGTTCCAGATCCGCTCCACCGTGCTCCCGCCGGCGGCGATGTCGATGCTCACCGACTCCGACGTCGACGACCTCGCCCCGCTGCGCTACGTCCGCTCCATCACCGCTCCGCTCTCGCCGCTGCAGGCCCGGCGCTTCGCGGCGAAGTTCGAGGGTGTGCACGTGCTGAACAGCTACGGCCAGGCCGAGATGGGCGAGGTCGTCGGCTGGACCGCGGCCGATGCCAAGGCCCACCCCGAGAAGGTCGGTGCCGCCGGTCGCCCGCTGCCGGGCGTCGAGATCCGCGTCGACGCCGACGACCACCTCTGGGTGAAGCCGCCCAACGCCGCGGTCGGCCTCGACGAGCGCCGCGACGTCGACGGCTTCCTCGACACCGGCGATCTGGCCCGGGTCGACGACGAGGGCTTCGTGTGGATCGAGGGGCGGGCCAGCGACCTCATCAACCGGGGCGGCAACAAGGTCTTCCCCGATGCGGTGGAGGAGGTGCTGCGCCTGCACCCCCAGATCGCCGACGCGGCCGTCGTGGGGGTGCCCGACGAGCGCCTGGGCGAGGTGCCGGTGGCGTTCGTGGTCGGCGAGCAGGTCGGCGACGACGAGCTGGTCGCCCACTGCCGCGAGCACCTGGTGCCCTACAAGGTGCCGGTCGCTGTCCGTTGGGTCGACGAGCTCCCCCGCAGCGAGGTGGGCAAGGTGCTGCGTCGACAGTTGGCCGCCACCTACCAGGAGGGGACCCCGTGA
- a CDS encoding virginiamycin B lyase family protein — translation MGDTRITDYALGYPTTDESMPSTHEITYDQRGGKTLWVTGMMHDSLVEIGLDGTATDFFPMPAGSTPHGVAFDADANLYVGLQYADGPDDRGQIARVDPQTGAVLETHAVGADPHGMSIGSDGATVWFTGKLSNVVGRVTARGEVSTWPLPTPEAMPIYITPGPDGDEHMWFTELTGNKIGRIAPDGSISEFAIPTPDSRPIAIVPDPRGDALWFSQEAGNKVARIDLDGTITEYPVPRSQSNVILGALTFASDGDLWIQQYVNQDPEIGPQGPGGDDHLVRLAADALTRDPDRLQDGDFTFYAVPTEKSVLHRIIEGPDGGIWFTELATDKIGRLQPD, via the coding sequence ATGGGCGACACGCGGATCACGGACTACGCGTTGGGCTACCCGACGACCGACGAGTCGATGCCCTCGACCCACGAGATCACCTACGACCAGCGGGGTGGGAAGACCCTGTGGGTCACCGGGATGATGCACGACAGCCTCGTCGAGATCGGCCTGGACGGAACGGCGACGGACTTCTTCCCGATGCCCGCCGGCAGCACTCCGCACGGCGTGGCTTTCGATGCGGACGCCAACCTCTACGTCGGCCTGCAGTACGCCGACGGACCCGACGACCGTGGGCAGATCGCCAGGGTCGACCCGCAGACGGGCGCCGTGCTCGAGACGCACGCCGTCGGAGCCGATCCGCATGGGATGAGTATCGGCTCGGACGGCGCAACCGTGTGGTTCACCGGCAAGCTGAGCAACGTGGTCGGCCGCGTGACCGCCCGAGGAGAGGTGAGCACGTGGCCCCTTCCGACACCGGAGGCGATGCCCATCTACATCACCCCCGGGCCCGACGGTGACGAGCACATGTGGTTCACCGAGCTCACCGGCAACAAGATCGGACGGATCGCTCCCGACGGCTCGATCAGCGAGTTCGCCATCCCCACGCCGGACAGTCGGCCCATCGCCATCGTCCCCGATCCCCGGGGTGATGCGCTGTGGTTCTCCCAGGAGGCGGGCAACAAGGTCGCCCGCATCGACCTGGACGGCACGATCACCGAATACCCCGTCCCCCGGTCGCAGAGCAACGTCATCCTCGGGGCCCTGACCTTCGCCAGCGACGGCGATCTGTGGATCCAGCAGTACGTCAACCAGGATCCGGAGATCGGTCCGCAGGGGCCTGGCGGAGACGACCATCTCGTGCGGCTCGCCGCGGACGCCCTGACCCGTGACCCCGACCGACTGCAGGACGGCGACTTCACCTTCTACGCCGTGCCGACCGAGAAGTCGGTCCTGCATCGCATCATCGAGGGCCCGGACGGCGGCATCTGGTTCACCGAACTCGCGACCGACAAGATCGGCCGACTCCAGCCGGACTGA
- a CDS encoding acyl-CoA dehydrogenase: MSIALTEDHIALAEVAADVVTKHDALGAARQLLESDTEELPPFWSALAELGWLGLHLPEAHGGSGFGLLELAVVVEQLGRVVAPGPFVPTVVASATLAEVAPDDMVARLLPGLADGSVVAGIALEGEIDVSDGKAFGSAVALGAGLADLLVLTAGDDVVVLDASVDGVTVTVPPNLDPARRSARVVLDGAPVDVLAGGARVLRDLARILLAAEAAGVAGACTDLAAAYAKERQQFGRPIATFQAVKHHCANMFVAAEKARSLVWEAARVGGSTGDDRSYAAAMAAASAVPAADLTANLDIQVHGGIGFTWEHDAHLYLRRALAIAAVVDAEAAARDVTDLHRAGVRLARSVELPPEAEAIRDEVRAFVAEVADLDDAARTKVMVDKGYAVPHWPTPWGRGAGPVEQLVIEEEFAAAGVKKPSYSITGWVILTLIQHATEDQIARWVRPALDQELIWCQLFSEPDAGSDAAGVKTKATRVDGGWLINGQKVWTSGAHVARWGLATVRTNPDVAKHSGITTMVIDLESSGVEIRPLRMPSGGSEFNEVFFDDVFVPDDDVVGQVDDGWTVARATLGNESVSLGDGQGAMNIPGELLIAALDEAPHLLAGGAGRVGRYVADAQSIATMNVRRAQRAVAGGAPGPEGAVTKLVLTENAHEAAAVLQALAGPEGTFLDGPGSIAANVSLMHRAMSIAGGTSEIKRNQIGERILGLPRDPLIR, from the coding sequence ATGTCCATCGCCCTGACCGAGGACCACATCGCCCTGGCCGAGGTCGCCGCCGATGTCGTCACCAAGCACGACGCGCTCGGCGCGGCCCGACAGCTGTTGGAGTCCGACACCGAAGAGCTCCCGCCGTTCTGGTCCGCTCTCGCCGAGCTCGGATGGCTGGGCCTGCACCTCCCCGAGGCCCACGGCGGGTCCGGCTTCGGTCTGCTCGAGCTGGCGGTCGTGGTCGAACAGCTCGGTCGGGTCGTGGCCCCCGGCCCCTTCGTGCCGACCGTGGTGGCCAGCGCCACGCTCGCCGAGGTGGCCCCCGACGACATGGTGGCCCGGCTGCTGCCCGGCCTGGCCGACGGCTCCGTCGTGGCCGGCATCGCCCTCGAGGGTGAGATCGACGTGTCCGACGGCAAGGCGTTCGGTTCCGCCGTCGCCCTCGGTGCGGGCCTCGCCGATCTCCTGGTGCTCACCGCCGGCGACGACGTGGTCGTGCTCGACGCGAGCGTCGACGGCGTCACCGTCACGGTCCCGCCCAACCTCGATCCTGCCCGCCGGTCCGCGCGGGTGGTCCTCGACGGCGCCCCGGTCGACGTCCTCGCCGGCGGGGCCCGGGTGCTGCGCGACCTGGCCCGCATCCTGCTCGCCGCCGAGGCCGCCGGGGTGGCCGGGGCCTGCACCGATCTGGCCGCCGCCTACGCCAAGGAGCGTCAGCAGTTCGGCCGGCCCATCGCCACCTTCCAGGCGGTCAAGCACCACTGCGCCAACATGTTCGTGGCCGCCGAGAAGGCCCGCTCGCTGGTGTGGGAGGCCGCCCGGGTCGGCGGCTCCACCGGCGACGACCGCAGCTACGCGGCGGCCATGGCCGCCGCCTCGGCCGTCCCCGCGGCCGACCTCACCGCCAACCTCGACATCCAGGTGCACGGCGGCATCGGGTTCACCTGGGAGCACGACGCCCACCTCTACCTGCGCCGGGCGCTGGCCATCGCCGCGGTCGTCGACGCCGAGGCCGCCGCCCGCGACGTCACCGACCTGCACCGGGCCGGGGTCCGCCTGGCCCGCTCGGTCGAGCTCCCGCCCGAGGCCGAAGCCATCCGCGACGAGGTGCGCGCCTTCGTCGCCGAGGTCGCCGACCTCGACGACGCCGCTCGCACCAAGGTCATGGTCGACAAGGGGTACGCCGTGCCTCACTGGCCCACCCCGTGGGGCCGCGGGGCCGGGCCCGTCGAGCAGCTCGTCATCGAAGAGGAGTTCGCCGCCGCCGGGGTCAAGAAGCCCTCGTACAGCATCACCGGCTGGGTCATCCTCACGCTCATCCAGCACGCCACCGAGGACCAGATCGCCCGCTGGGTGCGCCCGGCGCTCGACCAGGAGCTGATCTGGTGCCAGCTCTTCTCCGAGCCCGATGCGGGCTCCGACGCCGCCGGCGTGAAGACCAAGGCCACCCGGGTCGACGGTGGCTGGCTGATCAACGGCCAGAAGGTCTGGACCAGCGGGGCCCACGTGGCCCGCTGGGGCCTGGCCACCGTGCGCACCAACCCCGACGTGGCCAAGCACAGCGGCATCACCACCATGGTGATCGACCTCGAGTCGTCCGGCGTCGAGATCCGTCCGTTGCGCATGCCGAGCGGCGGGTCCGAGTTCAACGAGGTCTTCTTCGACGACGTGTTCGTGCCCGACGACGACGTGGTCGGCCAGGTCGACGACGGCTGGACCGTGGCCCGGGCCACGCTGGGCAACGAGAGCGTGAGCCTCGGCGACGGCCAGGGCGCCATGAACATCCCGGGCGAGCTGCTCATCGCCGCGCTCGACGAAGCGCCTCACCTCCTGGCCGGGGGCGCCGGCCGGGTGGGGCGCTACGTCGCCGACGCCCAGTCCATCGCCACCATGAACGTGCGCCGGGCCCAGCGGGCCGTGGCCGGTGGGGCGCCGGGCCCGGAGGGGGCGGTGACCAAGCTGGTGCTCACCGAGAACGCCCACGAGGCGGCCGCCGTCCTCCAGGCCCTCGCCGGCCCGGAGGGCACGTTCCTCGACGGGCCCGGTTCCATCGCCGCCAACGTGTCGCTGATGCACCGGGCCATGTCCATCGCCGGCGGCACCTCCGAGATCAAGCGGAACCAGATCGGCGAGCGCATCCTCGGCCTGCCCCGAGACCCCCTCATCCGCTGA
- a CDS encoding type II toxin-antitoxin system death-on-curing family toxin: MTDEVEYLDVDDLVGLAVDLLGEPAPLRDAGLLASAAARPQATVGGQDAYPDLWSKAAALLQSLLANHALVDGNKRLGWLATAVFLELNGVTTTRVPNVAVYEFVMWATTSRSEVGDIAARLQSLIEP; this comes from the coding sequence GTGACCGACGAGGTCGAGTACCTCGACGTCGACGACCTGGTGGGCCTGGCAGTCGATCTGCTCGGTGAGCCGGCCCCACTTCGCGACGCCGGTCTGCTGGCCTCGGCCGCAGCCCGCCCTCAGGCGACGGTCGGGGGGCAGGACGCGTACCCGGACCTTTGGTCCAAGGCCGCAGCACTGTTGCAGTCGCTGTTGGCGAACCACGCCCTGGTCGACGGGAACAAGCGCCTCGGGTGGTTGGCGACGGCGGTGTTCCTTGAACTGAACGGCGTCACCACGACCCGGGTTCCCAACGTCGCCGTGTACGAGTTCGTGATGTGGGCGACGACGAGTCGCTCCGAGGTCGGCGACATCGCTGCCCGTCTCCAGTCACTGATCGAACCCTGA
- a CDS encoding NAD(P)H-dependent amine dehydrogenase family protein, translated as MTADRPLRVVVWGTGGVGARAVAAVADRPDLELVGVWVHAADKDGRDAGELVGIGPIGVTATGDAEALVGLAPDCICYAASGPGLDAAAADDYERFLAAGIDVVTVTSAGLVFPPAYQPALRRRLEDAAAAGGATLYASGIEPGFAGDQFVLTLLTMSRRVESVRVQEIFGYHGYPVEFTMREVFGFGQPLDHTPLMATPGAQAGTWGPPVRMVAAAMGVELDEVRETYERAVTPRRLEVACGVIEAGTVGAVRFETIGVVGGRDAIVIEHVNRMAADVAPEWPTADRDGTYRVVVEGDPGMQAELTVGTPETFSDEGMVATTMRIVNAIPAVVDAEPGLVSSLDLPLTLPRHAF; from the coding sequence ATGACCGCCGACCGCCCGCTACGGGTGGTGGTGTGGGGCACCGGGGGCGTGGGCGCCCGAGCCGTCGCCGCCGTCGCCGACCGCCCCGACCTCGAGCTCGTCGGGGTGTGGGTGCACGCCGCGGACAAGGACGGTCGGGATGCGGGCGAGCTGGTCGGCATCGGGCCGATCGGTGTGACCGCCACGGGCGACGCCGAGGCGCTGGTGGGCCTGGCCCCCGACTGCATCTGCTACGCGGCCAGCGGTCCGGGGCTCGACGCCGCCGCCGCCGATGACTACGAACGGTTCTTGGCCGCCGGCATCGACGTGGTCACGGTGACCTCGGCCGGCCTGGTGTTCCCGCCCGCCTACCAGCCGGCATTGCGTCGACGGCTCGAGGACGCAGCCGCCGCCGGCGGGGCCACGTTGTACGCGTCGGGCATCGAACCCGGCTTCGCCGGCGACCAGTTCGTGCTCACCCTGCTCACCATGTCCCGACGGGTGGAGTCGGTGCGCGTCCAGGAGATCTTCGGCTACCACGGCTACCCGGTGGAGTTCACCATGCGCGAGGTGTTCGGGTTCGGCCAGCCGCTCGACCACACGCCGCTGATGGCCACCCCGGGTGCACAGGCCGGCACCTGGGGCCCACCGGTGCGCATGGTGGCGGCCGCCATGGGGGTCGAGCTCGACGAGGTGCGCGAGACCTACGAGCGGGCCGTCACCCCCCGACGTCTCGAGGTGGCCTGCGGGGTCATCGAGGCCGGGACGGTGGGGGCGGTGCGCTTCGAGACCATCGGCGTGGTGGGCGGACGCGACGCCATCGTCATCGAGCACGTCAACCGCATGGCCGCCGATGTGGCTCCCGAGTGGCCCACCGCGGATCGCGACGGCACCTACCGGGTCGTCGTCGAGGGCGATCCGGGGATGCAGGCCGAGCTCACCGTGGGCACGCCGGAGACGTTCAGCGACGAGGGCATGGTGGCCACCACCATGCGGATCGTCAACGCCATCCCGGCGGTGGTCGACGCCGAGCCCGGGCTGGTGAGCTCGCTCGACCTGCCGCTCACCCTCCCCCGCCACGCGTTCTAG